From one Streptomyces mobaraensis genomic stretch:
- a CDS encoding cupin domain-containing protein, with translation MASTSTSTSTSTSTSTSTSTSADFTAVLTRAAEAETASDPSSVMTLLADSDATGGLLTSYRSTFAEGAVGAPAHFHTRAAEMFFVVDGSLRVLVDQEIKVLNSGDFLLVPPNTPHAFAAAPGRTADVLFAFTPGMARFDYLRLLGRVMRGEAGPDEIRESSERFDNHYVDSPVWNAALGA, from the coding sequence ATGGCCAGCACCAGCACCAGCACCAGCACCAGCACCAGCACCAGCACCAGCACAAGCACCAGCGCCGATTTCACCGCCGTCCTCACCCGGGCCGCCGAGGCCGAGACCGCGAGTGACCCGAGCAGCGTGATGACGCTGCTGGCGGACTCCGACGCCACCGGCGGTCTGCTGACCAGCTACCGCTCGACCTTCGCCGAGGGGGCCGTCGGGGCGCCGGCGCACTTCCACACGCGTGCCGCCGAGATGTTCTTCGTCGTCGACGGCTCGCTCCGCGTGCTGGTGGACCAGGAGATCAAGGTTCTGAACAGCGGGGACTTCCTCCTCGTCCCGCCGAACACCCCGCACGCCTTCGCCGCCGCTCCGGGCCGCACGGCCGATGTCCTGTTCGCCTTCACGCCCGGCATGGCGCGATTCGACTACCTGCGGCTGCTGGGACGGGTCATGCGCGGCGAGGCCGGTCCCGACGAGATCAGGGAGTCCTCGGAGCGGTTCGACAACCACTACGTGGACAGCCCGGTCTGGAACGCCGCGCTCGGCGCGTGA
- a CDS encoding toxin-antitoxin system YwqK family antitoxin: MRRDRPTDDQLTRVFATVLKEVLSGQGLRNHTGLDMETDDALWEIVKYGPGAPPELVDAARAAFAGQLDGSNAARWRAELTRKFGPRRQLPAEHESGPSGTEARGGAEPPVKPLKETPTSVRAVRVKGDQTYVDEYGRTCYEGELFTGEVEELADNGHTLSLGTYFQGIEHGRQQEWWPDGTKRAEGVTVMGAAVGEWRYWHANGRLSELVVLDENGREKTRKRWNALGEVSMDL; encoded by the coding sequence ATGCGCCGAGATCGGCCGACCGACGACCAGTTGACGAGGGTTTTCGCCACCGTGCTGAAAGAGGTGCTGAGCGGACAGGGTCTGCGGAACCACACCGGCCTCGACATGGAAACGGATGACGCCCTGTGGGAGATCGTCAAGTATGGCCCGGGGGCCCCTCCCGAGCTCGTCGACGCCGCCCGTGCCGCCTTCGCCGGACAACTGGACGGCAGCAACGCCGCGCGTTGGCGCGCAGAGCTCACGCGCAAGTTCGGACCCCGCCGGCAGCTCCCCGCCGAGCATGAGTCAGGGCCCAGCGGCACCGAGGCTCGCGGTGGTGCCGAGCCGCCGGTGAAGCCGCTCAAGGAGACGCCGACCTCCGTGCGGGCGGTACGCGTCAAAGGCGATCAGACCTACGTGGACGAGTACGGGCGCACCTGCTACGAAGGGGAACTTTTCACCGGTGAAGTCGAGGAACTGGCGGACAACGGGCACACCTTGTCGCTCGGCACCTACTTCCAGGGCATCGAGCACGGGCGGCAGCAGGAGTGGTGGCCGGACGGGACCAAGCGGGCCGAGGGCGTGACCGTCATGGGTGCCGCGGTGGGTGAGTGGCGGTACTGGCACGCCAACGGCCGGCTGTCGGAGTTGGTCGTCCTCGACGAGAACGGCCGGGAGAAGACGAGAAAGCGCTGGAATGCCTTGGGTGAGGTGAGCATGGATCTGTGA
- a CDS encoding glycine-rich domain-containing protein, translating to MASVRVAVAVAARASEFCHEHFQGRFLEHIPEIEFTYDGSVERTAEIIAGNGFEVDWKLWEADYAKCGPCAQGTSCH from the coding sequence GTGGCGTCCGTGCGGGTGGCGGTGGCGGTGGCGGCGCGGGCGTCGGAGTTCTGCCACGAGCACTTCCAGGGCCGGTTCCTGGAGCACATCCCCGAGATCGAGTTCACGTACGACGGGTCGGTCGAACGCACCGCGGAAATCATCGCCGGGAACGGGTTCGAGGTGGACTGGAAGCTCTGGGAGGCCGACTACGCCAAGTGCGGGCCGTGCGCCCAGGGCACCAGCTGCCACTGA
- a CDS encoding class I SAM-dependent methyltransferase, with product MPRPPLTPAEYWNLYKPYRGEGEQPAPAPDRFEWTQFPDHGPGPELLGTPRTVLELGPGEGADAVYLARRGAQVTAVDFSAYQVERARRWWANEPNVAFVHADVCDFLVTEATEYDAIYSMWGAAWFTDPDQLLPLVAKRLAPGGIFVFSHAEPAPDVYGPQRMHGKWLEGRERELTVLRWQYAPHMWAELLKRHGFDDVDARIIPPPGDEALGTLLVRASVDRFCLSDQDRSQTRSATAVTVPR from the coding sequence ATGCCCCGCCCGCCCCTCACCCCCGCCGAATACTGGAACCTCTACAAGCCATACCGGGGGGAGGGCGAGCAGCCGGCCCCCGCGCCCGACCGGTTCGAGTGGACGCAGTTCCCCGACCACGGGCCCGGCCCGGAACTACTCGGCACGCCGCGCACCGTCCTGGAACTCGGGCCCGGAGAAGGGGCTGACGCTGTCTACCTCGCACGTCGCGGCGCCCAGGTGACCGCCGTGGACTTCTCCGCCTACCAGGTCGAGCGCGCCCGCCGCTGGTGGGCGAACGAGCCGAACGTCGCCTTCGTTCACGCCGACGTGTGCGATTTCCTCGTCACCGAGGCCACCGAGTACGACGCGATCTACTCCATGTGGGGCGCGGCGTGGTTCACCGACCCCGACCAGCTCCTGCCTCTGGTCGCCAAGCGGCTCGCCCCCGGCGGCATCTTCGTCTTCAGCCACGCCGAGCCCGCCCCCGACGTGTACGGGCCCCAGCGGATGCACGGCAAGTGGCTGGAAGGACGCGAGCGCGAACTGACCGTCCTGCGCTGGCAGTACGCCCCCCACATGTGGGCCGAGCTGCTGAAGCGCCACGGCTTCGACGACGTCGACGCCCGGATCATCCCCCCGCCGGGCGACGAGGCCCTGGGCACGCTGCTCGTGCGCGCCTCAGTGGATAGGTTCTGTCTCTCCGATCAGGATCGGAGCCAGACGAGGAGTGCGACGGCGGTGACGGTGCCGAGGTAG
- a CDS encoding helix-turn-helix domain-containing protein, whose product MMRHVSAPQRRFTQVSNDIIRHADLSSDAVRLLVWLLSLADTSGVSFSDVARRAGIKNGAFQRAKAQLKEAGYAHEWRRQGADGRWVTTQLVASVPLSAEEARAVWDGQEVSGSPSTGEPAVGEPGCRVVGGHPRDKTVSNTSLPPAPPEPKPQPQPQPQPQAEPWPEPEPEAEELPPPPPPPGPRPTPPACLPEQLIEHGALILASVSHREPRLRLTGREVKELAPLAADWLLRGVKAPQLREELSVGLPERIHHAAALVRNRLLRKLPEAPPISAPPPPRERAQPKNMTMRECRGDHTQGFLFHPVDDEPWCRDCRRERALAAAEAARGAAVRGGAAVRAALRGT is encoded by the coding sequence ATGATGCGCCATGTTAGCGCGCCCCAGCGTCGCTTCACCCAGGTATCGAACGACATCATTCGCCACGCGGACCTTTCTTCGGATGCCGTACGCCTTCTCGTCTGGCTGCTGTCACTCGCCGACACCTCCGGCGTCTCCTTCTCCGACGTCGCGCGGCGGGCTGGGATCAAGAACGGGGCGTTCCAGCGGGCCAAGGCGCAGTTGAAGGAGGCCGGTTACGCGCATGAGTGGCGGCGGCAGGGGGCCGACGGGCGGTGGGTGACCACGCAGTTGGTGGCTTCGGTGCCGTTGAGTGCCGAGGAGGCGCGGGCCGTGTGGGACGGGCAGGAGGTGTCCGGCTCACCGAGTACCGGGGAACCGGCCGTCGGTGAGCCGGGGTGTCGGGTGGTCGGTGGTCACCCTAGGGATAAGACGGTGAGCAACACGTCCCTTCCGCCCGCCCCGCCGGAGCCAAAGCCCCAGCCCCAGCCACAGCCACAGCCACAGGCGGAACCGTGGCCAGAACCGGAGCCGGAAGCGGAGGAGCTACCGCCACCGCCTCCCCCACCCGGGCCGCGCCCGACTCCCCCGGCCTGCCTGCCTGAGCAACTCATCGAGCACGGCGCACTCATCCTCGCCTCCGTCTCCCACCGCGAACCCCGGCTGCGGCTGACCGGCCGGGAGGTCAAGGAACTCGCACCGCTGGCGGCGGACTGGCTGCTGCGCGGGGTGAAGGCGCCTCAACTGCGGGAGGAGTTGAGCGTCGGGCTGCCGGAGCGGATCCATCACGCCGCGGCCCTCGTCCGCAACCGGCTGCTGCGCAAGCTGCCGGAAGCTCCGCCGATTTCCGCCCCTCCCCCGCCCCGCGAGCGGGCACAGCCGAAGAACATGACCATGCGCGAATGCCGGGGCGATCACACGCAAGGGTTCCTCTTCCACCCGGTGGACGACGAACCGTGGTGCCGCGACTGCCGGAGGGAGCGGGCACTGGCCGCGGCGGAAGCCGCCCGGGGGGCCGCCGTCCGGGGCGGCGCCGCCGTACGCGCCGCCCTGCGTGGCACGTGA